A genomic window from Triticum urartu cultivar G1812 chromosome 7, Tu2.1, whole genome shotgun sequence includes:
- the LOC125518185 gene encoding probable protein phosphatase 2C 37 produces the protein MEDKVSLRPSFFTRVNGSRMHFFAVFDGHGGPEVSALCRDHMHAIRADELARASAAYRKETQQHVEAEDRAWKATLTRSFAQADELRASGVPQGTIGGSTAMVALLVRGRIIVAKCGDSRAVLCHAGHAIPLSQDHSVDELKKSEEKLTQENTQILLHMGDLKKGHEKLTSRRDELKIQIAERLKTEEKNKQKLKGILDILSE, from the exons ATGGAGGACAAGGTGTCGCTGCGCCCGTCCTTCTTCACTCGGGTTAACGGCTCGCGCATGCACTTCTTCGCCGTCTTTGACGGCCACGGTGGCCCTGAG GTGTCTGCGCTGTGCAGGGACCATATGCACGCAATCCGTGCGGACGAGCTGGCCCGCGCATCCGCAGCCTACCGAAAGGAGACCCAGCAGCACGTAGAGGCGGAGGATCGCGCCTGGAAGGCCACACTGACACGGAGCTTCGCGCAGGCGGACGAGCTGCGGGCATCGGGGGTGCCCCAGGGCACCATAGGTGGGTCCACGGCCATGGTGGCGCTCTTGGTCCGCGGTCGCATCATCGTGGCCAAATGCGGCGACTCTCGCGCCGTGCTCTGCCATGCCGGCCACGCCATCCCGCTCTCCCAGGACCACAGC GTTGATGAACTCAAAAAATCTGAGGAAAAGCTCACCCAGGAGAACACCCAGATACTCCTTCACATGGGTGATCTCAAGAAGGGACATGAGAAGCTCACATCACGGAGGGATGAGTTAAAGATTCAGATTGCTGAACGGTTGAAGACAGAGGAGAAGAACAAGCAGAAATTGAAGGGGATCCTAGACATCTTGTCAGAATGA